TTCTGTAGTAAATGCTGCACCGAATTGAGTACCATCTAATAAATATGATACAGTCGCTGTAAATGCATTATTTGCAGCATAACGTATACGTAAACCATAACGTCTGGAAGTACCAGTAAAGTTACCTGTTTTACATTCGATTGACATCCTACTGTTACCAAAAACATCACTTAGAAGAGCAACTAAATCTCCGCCTGTATGACCAGGACCTGCAATTACTTTAGCATTTGAAGTAAGACCTGAGCTTTAACAGCAGGAATTTGTGTAATTCTACTTGGAACAATTAGATTATTAGGTTCTACACTGGTATGTGTCCAAGCGAATGAGTATCCAAAAGTATAAATTGGATAAATTTCACCAGTTCGAGAGTATATCATTTTAATATCAGATAGCACATGTTTTGTTTGGTTAATAGAAATATTATTTGATATTGTTGAGTTTCGCAAAACATTAATATATATTAATATAACATTTTATAGTACCCCTGAATAATAATCTTGATTTGGCTTCTGGTTACCAGAATACTCACTTATATAAAAACTCAGCCTAGGTATTCCAGATATTGGATAAAAATTATTTGGATCCCTGAATTGTAACAGAAGTAATTTATAAACAAAATAATCAAATCTTATTTCTTGTGGTGTACCACTTGCGACTCTTTGAGTTAGACCAAAATATAAAGATTGCTGTTGGTGAGTATAACTATATATAGGTTTAAGACCAGACAATGAAGCCACCTGAAAAGTTGGGTTGAAAGTTTCACGTATTGTATAAAGAGATAATCTTTTTAACCAGGTAAATAATGATGGGGGATGTGTAAGCTTGTTTTCCAATGATTGTAGACTTTCACTTTGTTGAGCTTGTTGTAAATAAAATGATGACATATAAACTTTTCTAGTAAGCTCTGTTTTTGTCGAGATTGGATATTTACATATATCATAATTTGAGAATAATGCAACTAAATCTAATGCAC
The Bacillus thuringiensis DNA segment above includes these coding regions:
- a CDS encoding delta endotoxin C-terminal domain-containing protein, translating into MAGPGHTGGDLVALLSDVFGNSRMSIECKTGNFTGTSRRYGLRIRYAANNAFTATVSYLLDGTQFGAAFTTERTFSRPNKIIPTDLKYEEFKYKEYNQVFTMDLPPNTTIDIAI
- a CDS encoding insecticidal delta-endotoxin gives rise to the protein MSSFYLQQAQQSESLQSLENKLTHPPSLFTWLKRLSLYTIRETFNPTFQVASLSGLKPIYSYTHQQQSLYFGLTQRVASGTPQEIRFDYFVYKLLLLQFRDPNNFYPISGIPRLSFYISEYSGNQKPNQDYYSGVL